The following proteins come from a genomic window of Montipora capricornis isolate CH-2021 chromosome 9, ASM3666992v2, whole genome shotgun sequence:
- the LOC138017047 gene encoding deoxycytidylate deaminase-like — translation MPKRKTALKVVESDGDDSTPKKSPRVEDMIQRTPRKTGKRTNYLSWDEYFMSVAFLSAQRSKDPSSQVGACVVNGDRKIVGIGYNGMPNGCSDDELPWSRVSENELDTKYPYVCHAEMNAILNKNSADLKGCFIYVALFPCNECTKLIIQAGIKEVIYYSDKYHNQPQCKASRKLLDLARVNYRQFKPKTTKICIDFTSIDGPLSSESWSVSSP, via the exons ATGCCAAAGCGCAAAACTGCACTGAAAGTCGTTGAAAGCGATGGCGATGATTCAACGCCGAAAAAATCCCCCAGAGTGGAGGACATGATACAACGCACTCCCCGTAAAACTGGAAAACGAACGAACTACCTAAGCTGGGACGAGTATTTCATGTCCGTCGCGTTCCTGTCAGCCCAGAGAAGTAAAGACCCCAGCTCACAGGTTGGAGCCTGTGTGGTGAATGGGGACAGAAAGATTGTCGGAATTGGATACAATGGAATGCCGAATGGCTGCAGTGATGATGAGCTCCCTTGGTCAAGAGTGAGTGAAAATGAGTTGGACACAAAATATCCTTACG TTTGCCATGCAGAAATGAATGCCATTCTTAACAAGAACTCAGCAGACCTCAAGGGCTGTTTCATTTACGTTGCCTTGTTTCCCTGCAATGAATGTACCAAGCTTATTATCCAGGCAGGTATCAAGGAAGTGATATACTATTCAGACAAGTATCATAACCAACCTCAGTGCAAGGCATCTAGAAAGCTGCTTGATTTAGCCAGAGTTAATTACAG ACAATTCAAACCAAAGACAACCAAGATATGCATTGATTTTACCAGTATTGATGGTCCTCTGTCAAGTGAAAGCTGGTCTGTTTCCTCACCTTGA
- the LOC138015859 gene encoding uncharacterized protein — protein sequence MSSRDIEGARWKLAAITETKYIKMPGANCSIFGCGVSRKPKYQGIGIFKIPPSAEKNKQSWRKALLHVVTRDRVVDASFRKQIEEGSVFICERHFTPEDIEIHETRKTLRTGAVPTLNLPVKNHASKQSDDLHPRKYLTLNVDDIAKPTVPSVCKPCFKNVGDFIKHIDSLKLSGWTRSTKEDNSSIVFSMFDGIHHLPKYQVTVDSSLGFSVSVYGWFLPDNHPIYLTHKRSVRFTRAFPLLSQVQELQLCAGLSKFDDSKIQDPVATYRLMRHSIPKIIDPLDFESSPAMQVTLYKRHNNCLVISDTHQCSECQIADAAESKRLSRSSRKMQTPVKDKAPLNNTSHERLVMSLKEKRLECKELRGKVEEMRASIKNSSVPVASELHSDLLSILSGQSLDSFPMIKIFWQQQQKAMACCNARQMRWHPMMIRFCLSLAIKSPSAYDAFQNVLYLPSRRRLRDYKNVIRPQAGFSPQVITELKSQTKAFSGIQRYIVLLFDEMKIQSNLVFDKHTNELIGFVDLGDATVNYATLDNIDELATHVLVFYVRGLATELKFCAAYFATTGVTSYQIMPLFWKVVSLLEICCSLQVVATVSDGASFNRKFYRMHRGLQRNAVDDSVVYKTINIFRPDHDIFFFSDVPPLIKTCRNCLFNSGSGRFSRYMWNNGKYLLWQHIVGVYKHDLDNGLHMLPKLSADHILLNSYSVMRVKLAVQVLSDSVAVALRQVMADEASETSKLCEMMNKFFDCLNVRSLTEHKTRNKPDVKPYIDVNDERLDWLQSDFLSYLSTWKNNIQQRGNNFTATAKAKMFISWQTFEGFKITSYSTIEVVRLLLQEGFDYVLTERFCQDVLEEYFGYQRGMGRRADNPSLKEFGYNANAIAIQGQLAPIIKGNVVGRHHQGHRRQHAGVMAEPLNARKSSAKRRRFDNSQ from the exons ATGTCGTCACGTGACATCGAAGGTGCACGCTGGAAGCTGGCAGCCATTACAGAGACTAAATATATTAAGATGCCCGGAGCAAACTGCTCAATATTTGGGTGCGGCGTGTCACGAAAGCCAAAATACCAAGGGATCGGTATTTTTAAAATTCCCCCTTCcgctgaaaaaaacaaacaaagctggAGAAAGGCGTTATTGCACGTTGTAACGAGAGACAGAGTTGTCGACGCAAGTTTCCGAAAACAAATAGAAGAAGGGAGTGTGTTCATTTGCGAGAGGCATTTTACGCCAGAAGACATCGAAATTC ATGAAACAAGGAAAACTCTCCGTACTGGTGCAGTTCCCACTCTCAATTTACCAGTTAAAAATCATGCAAGTAAACAAAGCGACGACTTGCATCCTCGTAAATACCTCACATTAAATGTTGATGATATAGCCAAACCTACAGTTCCTTCAGTCTGTAAACCCTGTTTTAAGAATGTAGGTGACTTCATAAAGCATATTGATAGTCTTAAGTTGAGTGGTTGGACTAGGTCAACAAAAGAAGATAACAGTTCTATAGTGTTCAGCATGTTTGATGGTATTCACCATCTGCCGAAGTACCAAGTAACTGTGGATTCAAGCCTGGGGTTTAGTGTTTCAGTATATGGTTGGTTTCTTCCTGACAACCACCCAATTTACTTAACGCACAAACGTTCAGTCAGATTTACCAGGGCTTTTCCACTGTTGTCACAAGTTCAAGAGCTTCAGCTTTGTGCTGGTCTTTCCAAATTTGATGATAGCAAAATTCAGGATCCTGTTGCAACATATAGGCTCATGCGACACTCAATACCAAAGATTATTGATCCTTTGGACTTTGAATCATCACCTGCAATGCAGGTGACGCTATATAAGAGACATAACAACTGCCTGGTCATATCAGATACACACCAGTGTTCAGAGTGTCAGATAGCAGATGCTGCTGAATCAAAGAGGCTATCACGTTCCTCAAGGAAAATGCAAACACCTGTAAAGGACAAAGCCCCTCTGAATAATACATCACATGAGAGGTTGGTAATGAGCTTAAAAGAGAAACGTCTTGAATGCAAGGAACTTAGAGGAAAGGTGGAAGAAATGAGAGCCTCAATAAAAAACAGCAGTGTTCCTGTTGCATCAGAACTTCACTCTGATCTTCTAAGCATTCTTTCCGGACAGAGCCTTGACAGCTTTCCCATGATAAAAATCTTTtggcaacaacagcaaaaagcCATGGCATGTTGTAACGCTCGTCAGATGAGGTGGCATCCTATGATGATACGATTTTGTTTGTCGCTTGCAATTAAATCGCCAAGTGCCTACGATGCTTTTCAGAACGTCCTTTACCTACCAAGTAGAAGGCGCCTGAGAGATTACAAAAATGTAATCAGACCACAGGCTGGCTTCTCCCCACAAGTGATTACGGAATTGAAATCTCAAACAAAGGCATTCTCAGGAATACAAAGGTACATTGTCTTGTTGTTTGACGAGATGaaaattcaaagtaatttggTGTTTGATAAACACACCAATGAATTAATTGGATTTGTTGACTTAGGGGATGCTACTGTCAACTATGCTACTTTAGATAACATAGACGAGCTGGCAACACACGTGCTTGTTTTTTACGTCAGAGGACTAGCAACAGAGCTTAAGTTTTGTGCAGCCTACTTTGCAACTACAGGTGTCACCTCCTATCAAATAATGCCTCTCTTCTGGAAAGTTGTCAGCTTACTGGAAATCTGTTGCAGTCTTCAAGTAGTTGCCACCGTTTCTGATGGAGCCTCATTTAACAGAAAGTTTTACAGAATGCACAGAGGCCTTCAGAGAAATGCAGTTGATGATTCAGTTGTTTACAAAACAATCAACATCTTTAGGCCTGATcatgacatttttttcttttctgatgTCCCTCCTCTCATCAAAACCTGTAGAAATTGCTTGTTCAATTCAGGCAGTGGTCGTTTTTCAAGGTATATGTGGAACAATGGAAAATATCTTCTTTGGCAGCATATTGTAGGTGTTTACAAACACGACCTAGACAATGGGTTGCACATGCTTCCAAAATTGTCTGCAGACCACATTTTGCTGAATTCATACTCAGTCATGAGAGTAAAATTAGCTGTTCAAGTGCTTAGTGACAGTGTGGCAGTAGCTCTCCGTCAGGTGATGGCAGACGAAGCAAGTGAAACCAGCAAGCTCTGTGAAATGATGAACAAATTCTTTGACTGTTTGAATGTGCGATCACTTACTGAACACAAAACCCGAAACAAACCTGATGTCAAACCTTACATAGATGTCAATGATGAAAGACTGGACTGGCTGCAAAGTGATTTCTTGTCTTATCTAAGCACATGGAAAAACAACATTCAACAAAGAGGCAATAACTTCACAGCTACTGCAAAAGCGAAGATGTTTATTTCATGGCAGACATTTGAAGGATTCAAAATAACCTCATATTCAACAATAGAGGTTGTGCGTCTCCTGCTGCAAGAAGGGTTTGATTATGTTCTCACGGAGAGATTTTGTCAAGATGTTCTTGAAGAATACTTCGGCTATCAACGTGGAATGGGAAGGCGAGCGGACAACCCATCTCTCAAAGAGTTTGGCTACAATGCTAATGCAATTGCTATTCAAGGGCAGCTTGCACCCATAATAAAAGGAAATGTGGTTGGTCGACATCACCAGGGTCACAGGCGACAGCATGCAGGTGTTATGGCAGAGCCCCTTAATGCTAGGAAATCAAGCGCAAAGAGGAGGCGGTTTGATAACAGCCAGTAG